AAAACCCAACGtagtttataataataatgatgataatatttaaCGTTGTTATTATTCTGCAGTAATCACACTGTGTTACAAAACCATCGCAGAGTGAAAGCTTTAAgccacaaaacaacacacaacatatttttttccaaacatatAAATAGATGTAGACACATTTCTGTCAACAATTTAAATTAGGATGAGCCTATTGAAATAGGCGATCatagaacttttttttgtcttttgtcttaaACAGCAAAACGACGACCCTAACCCTACTTTACTGTAGGCCTCTTTTATGTATTCACTCATGTATCTGTCCTGGTATCAACACAATGGTCCTGTATAGAGTTTTTGTTTTCGTGTAATATTAGTATTGTCTATTCCACATCGGTTTGGCTCGAACGGACTAGTTCCAGGGCCGATACTCGGGATTTAAAACGGTCAACCCGGGATAGGGAAAGGTTTGTCCCGCTTTTGTCTGCGCCGCTGTATTGTCCTTCACTGTGTCCACCTGTCGGCCACCGTCCAcgtgaggagaggggagaactGGGCTGTCCAACGTCTGTCTccctgcagagaggagggatggaacgaaataaatacataaacagcTTCCAGGGGAGGAaatttaatacacacacacacacaaataatatatatatatatatatatatatatatatgtatacaagaagggacaaaaaataaagatttttaaatcaacctgccttcaaagacacaaacaccaAAGCCTATATAACGAGcaacactgaacaaaaaaatatatatataaatttaaaatatatattaaaaaataaattcccaCATTTCGTGCAATAATACATTCGTTagggattattttttattgtgggATGATATGAGTACATTTTTCACTCAGTCTACATTTTTATTCGTTTCTCATATCAGCTTAGAGAAGTAGCGTTGAAttagacaaaatgaaaaagaggttaaaacacacgcgcacataataatcataatcataatcatcataatgGTGTCTTACTCGTGTGACTGTTGGCGTGCTGCTTgagctcctgctcctcctggaaCGAGGCCCCGCACAGGTCGCAGGGGTGCGGCTTGTCCTTGGCGTGGGTCCGCCGGACGTGGCTGTCGTGGGCCGCGTGCGACGCGAAGGCCTTCCCGCAGTGCTTGCACTTGAAGGGCCGCTCTCCGGAGTGCTGGCGGATGTGCGTGCGCAGGATACTGGAGGCGGTGAAGGCCTGGAGGAGAGGGATTTACAAGACCAAGGATTAGTCTTAATATGtcgcctctttctttttcttttttttttggattcacAACGATAATGATGGCAGGAAAGACCGGGGGCTGAGGTCCTGTCTTTGATTGGCAATTTCGAAGCACGCCTCTATTTTGACTtatatttctgttgtgtttgttttttttaagattttttcgtgaagaaataaactaaaataaaaacaatccttATTGGCCCCCTGGCCACCAGGCCTCATGAAGCCGTTGATGGGCTCGTGGGTTTGGTTAAACAAAAACCTTCTCGTGGTGCATACAAAGCAAAAGGGGCGAGGACATCcagaacaaagaagaagaagaagaagaagaagacacaacTTGTGCTCATAGCAGGGCCGTAAATTAAACGTGTAATCTGGGCAGACAAAAGCGTGGGTGTACATCTGGCCATAATTAGCATGTAAGTGTCTCCGTGGAGCGTGCCCGCCGGGGGGACACAGTGGCGAGGGGCTGCCGCCGAATGCACCGTGAAACGAGCTTCGGTGCTAAATGGATCCGAGACGAGACCGAAAGGAGAAGGAGTGCCTGTGGATCCTCACAGAATTTCAAACACGACTAATATGGGAAATTAAAAGTCTTTCACACTTTCATATTCTGGAATGTTccccttcattttgtttcctaTAATGCAATTGTCATAAAGTTTACTGTACAAGCTCTAGTTGGGTGATAATTAAAAATAAGGCAGCAAACTCAAATTCACACTTTAGGCCCATTACAGTTACGGCATCATGGGCTACATAACTTTCAATTAATATGCATCTATTATAGGTTCAAGctctaaaaggaaaataaaaggcaCATGCTTCTTACCTTGTTACAATAGACACACTTGTAGGGCCTCTCTCCGGAGTGCACGCGCATGTGTTTGTTGAGGCTGGACGACTGGGAGAAACTCTTCCCGCACACCGAGCACTGCGGATCACACGAGGCAGACACATCATGAGTACAcattagattttattttaaatgacatattttatttacCCCTTTACTCGTTCACATTTTAGTGGAGGAGTTTCTACTgtacaaatttatttttggttcTTTGGAAAGGGAAAATACTAGGGTGCACTGATTTATTTCTGGGGGGAATAAAACATGAAGCGTACGCGCggttccaaaaaaacccaaacatatttCGTCATGATTCTTTAGTTTAGAGTATATGATTACCATCAAATAGATGCTCCTATATACTTTGACTCCTAAGGAGACCTGATAACGTTCCGATCCGATTGTCAGGCGACGCTGCGGGGAGCTGTTCTTTCAGCACCAAGCCAACTTTTTTGGCACGCGTCGATCCGTCCCACACTGCGCGGTGCAATGACGCGGTGGCCCGCGGTGTGTTCGACTCCGACGTGCGCGCCAGTACCTTGTGGGGCCTGTGTTTCTCGTGGACGTGCAAGATGTGGATCCTCAGCCGGTCCCGCTTCTCGAACGACCTGGTGCACAGGTGGCAGGGGAACTTCCGGTCGCCCTGGTCCACGCAGCGCGTGTACTTCAGGTGCTTGTCCCTGTAGTATTTGTAGGCGAACACCTTCCCGCACCTGTCGCACTTGAAGCCCTCTCCGGAATCTAGGGGAGTGGGGGACATAAAAAGAAGTCATTTATATCATTTCGCATGCTGATGCAAGGTGAGCCGAGCCATGCGCGCGGTTCCAGGCCTGACCTTCGGTGGCAGGAACCGCGCTGCTGTCCTCTCTGGGGTCCTTCAGGGTCAGCGGGATGCCCAGGAACTGCATGTAGCAGTCCCCGTACCACACCAGCAGCTCCTGGCCCGGCCGGATCTCCTTGCAGGCCTCGTAGAAGATCTGACCCTGGACCTGCACCGCGATCATGTTCTGCTCCTCCGGGAAGCGCGCGCACTTCACCAGGGACATCCAGTTGCCCGAGCCTCCCCTGCCGTCCACGAAGTGACTCAGCCGGCCGTTCTCAAACACCTGAGAGCAGAGTGTCAAACCATCAGAGGACGGCTGGAGGAAGTGAACAGGACAGAATCCGGTTCTTTTCGGTTCAACACACCTCCCACATCAAGGTGTTGTCGTCGTACGTCTTGATCTCGCTGGTGTTGACGAGTTTCCCCTGGAAGGGTCCGAAGCGAGCGCCCTTGGAGATGCCGCCTCTGTCCGTGAACACCCCACAGTGGGACACGCTCCCCCACGCGGCCCGCCGGAGGGTCAGACCTGCGGCACGGAGCCAGAGCACGCGTCAGACATAAGGGCCGCGGGACGACGAGAGGTCAAACACACGCAAAGGGTTTAAAATGTGCGACTCACCCTCCGGAAGTTCCAGGGTGTCTTTGTCCAGCGGGAGGACGTGGGAGTCAGGAACTACAAGAAGGTCAGAAGTGGGGAGCACAATTAACGGAGAACTCACTGATGTCGCGGACTCGTCGTGACCAGAAGATGCTCCCAAGCTGTTGTACATTTCTCATACAAAATACAGATGAGGCTCAATCACAGTCGACTCTATTTCCCCAAGACATTTCTGTAAAAGGGAGAGGCGAGGTCTCACCCGAGTTCTCTCGCAGGGCCACTCCGGATATGGCGTGGCCCCCGCTGCGCTCCCGGCCGCCGGAGTAACCGTAGAGCACCATGAACAGGTCGTCCTCGCTGAAGTTGTACGACGCGCGCCTTTTCTCCGGCGTCGGGTCCGCGGCGCGGAACCGGAACGCGCCCTCCTTGGGCGGCGAGGCGGCGCACGAGGCGGCGGAGCAGGGCCGCTCACTGGACGGGCTGCTGAAGTCCGAGGACAGCGGCCCGGCGGCGTGCTCCGTCACCACGGCGGCCAGCTCCTCCGGCTTGCAGTACAGCGGGTGTCCCGGGAACACCTGGCTCAGGTAGGGCGTCACGTGCTCGTGCAGCGCCGCGCTGCGGTGGCCGCCCTGGCCGAGGAACGGCGCGGCGCCGCCGGGCAGGCCGAGCGGCAGGGACGCGTGGGCGTCCGACACCAGGCGGCCGAGGGACTTGAGCGGGTGCAGGAGGCCGTGCGTGTGCGGGAAGAAGTCCACGAAGTGATGGGGCCCCGGCGGGGGCGCGTGGTAGAAGCCCCGGGCGGGACTGCCCTTCAGCATGCCGGCCTGGTAGCTCTTGTCCTTCAGCACGACGGGGATGCTGGACAGGGACACCGACATGGCggcggccgggggggggggggcagtgaggGGGGGCGGCGTATCCTTCAGagggcgagggagaggagaggcggggggaggaaggaagagaggaggggggcgagtTATAAAAGTTTAATGCGAGAAAACTAAAAAGGGAAACATGACATGCAAAGAGGCTGACCACACCTGGATGGGGCATTTTTCGATTCCAGAAAAGCTTTTGCTTCAACAAGTGCAACCCCTCCTCTGTCAAACTGTAATtggatcatcatcatttaattaCCTCGTACGCTGCTGCATGAAAAGTACAAATATCTACAGGGAGTATACAGAATAAGACAACCAACACGCGGATGAGAGTTGACCGGACACAACACAACGATTGCAATAAGGGAAAGCAATCGGCAGTGAGCCGATTTTGCAATATTTCCAGctcagaggacacacacacacacacacacacacacgtcaaatGCTCATCAGCGGCTGGAACacggagcgtgtgtgtgtgtgtgtgtgtgtgtgtgtgagatttttaGGAACCGTTTACCAATCAGCCAGTAAATACAGGGACAAACCAGGGTCATGACACCAATTACAGAACAGGCGGCTCGAGCAGAGGTCAACATTAATGAAGCCGTTAATGGACTTTACATCCCAGATACAGTCGTCACACAGGAGACACGAGCGGGAGGGAATGACCAGAATAAGcggagagaaattaaaaaaataaatggagacTGGAGATCACATACTTCACCACATTTGAAAGAACATTTACCATTAGGCCAAGAATGAGTCCTAATGACGCGGTGAAAATCATGTGATGTCCCATCTGATGGGCtgttgcagtgatttttttttttttcagatgtaaaaaaaaatcagccttaccttctttttattcttctttttttttatatataaataaagcagTTGCAGCTCACAGGGAAGTCGTCTCGGTCATGTCCTCCGGCTCCAGAGTCCAACACCTCCAGTGTGCAAAGATCAAAAACAAATCTCCCAGGTTCTGCGAGTTATAAACTTAtagaccctctctctctctctctctctctctctgtctgtgtgcgtctgtggtCATCTGAGGGCATCTACACACTGTATACAGTCAGGTCTGCTGGAGATGCTTCCTCCCTGCGCCTCCTTCCCATTGGCCAGGAATCGGCTCGACCTCAtgcaggaccccccccccccccccccccccccaggaacACGCGTCCTCTCTCAGGGACAACCCACCCCGcgcgttgagagagagagagagagagagagagagagagagagagagagagagagagagagagagagagagagcgcccccccccccccccccccaccacaaacATTTCCATATGAAGACACTCCACACCCCACCAGAGAACACTTGATAAGATCGTATCTGAGCGGACCCCCAGCGGAGCACACATTTGAGCTGTTATGACTTGGATGTGGTGAATTAGGAAGAGGTCACACGATGGTCGAAGGAAGACGACGAGAAGATGAGGCGAACCCCGAGGAATCGTGATCAGTGCTGTGTTGGTACATTAGTTGCTCCTCACCCGGGTTTTTAATGatcatttcatcatatttaaatGTGTAGTAGCATTAGTTGTTTGTTGCCGCTTTGCACAGGTATTGCAAAATACATGGCGTATATGGCCAAGTTAGAAGACAAATAAATTGTGCTAAATCTGGTAAATATCGAAAAATGAACAGGCCTTCACGCCTATTCATGTATTTAAAAcgctggatttatttttttttgggggggggggggggggtattcacATAAATTTTATGTGAATTGCAGCGTGCAGCTAAAACTTGAGCTTGTTAAAATAATTTCAGAATCATAGTGATCTTCGACTAAGGCCGTCACTTTATTCAATCTCTAAAtcattatgagaaaaaaacctgtttatattcatgtgttttttttttaaagggcccattTCTTGTATTTACAGCTTGCCCATTATAAAACTTATTTAGAAGCAAAAGTcaacgaaaagaaaaatcataaatcTATTGCATCTTGGATTTATGTGTGTTGGAAAATAGAATGAAAGGTACACGGAGGCCTTTCGATGGCTTTTCTGCGTGTAAAAAATAAGAGTTGCTTGATTAAATATTGCAATAACAGAATTCTTTATTTACAAGGCAAATAGCATCAGCGAAGCCATATTAGTTCACAACTTGCATAACTGTGGTTTTTAACTTCTCTTTATCTAATTTTGCATAAAACGCTCACACACTAGGGGTACAAAGGTGGATGCAGGTGTACAGTGTGATTCCTGTGAACAATGCggagaacaaaaataaaaaaatcccgggaaaacacaacagtaagCTTTCTTCAGAAAAAGTCCATATAGTATATTACATATTGCTTCAATATCCCTATGTATCATCTTTTTCAATACAAACAgtgagagggggtggggggtggtaaCCCAACACAGAACAGAGAGCGATGTTGAGGGAGAGTCCAACTGAGACTGAGAGGAGTCGGACGATGGCGCACCCATTCAATGTTGTACACAAGTCGTTACACAAATTCATTTACAGACAGTGGTGTAATGTACAAGAGCGAGGACGGGCGAAATCTAAGGCATTATGCTAGGGTTTGTAGCATTTCAAGGTTGCATCTTAGCTCTAAGAAATTGGCAGACAATACAAAAGGGCATTTAAAGTTCTTCAAAAACCATAAGTtaaaggagggaagaaaaaaaaattgatttcgTTAAGTGGGTTCCAAAGCCTGGATATATCCAGGCCTGCAAATATCATTTCTTTTGCACCTGTCCTCATtataaatgctttaaaaaatgcattgcTACCACATGGCtttaagtttatttattttttctaaatcttgACAATCTTTGGAAATTTTGCAAAGGGCTCTAAATCATTCTTCAACAGGGCTCAAAAAGGCTCGTTCTGCACGACTGTATTCTACAATCCCAACACCACTTTTTCAGAGAAGCGTGATCTCCCGTAGGCCGTGACAAACGAAAAACACTGACGCAGGCGTCCCGTCCCAAAGTTTGACTTGCTACAGCTTCAAATTTCATAAAGAacgttgttttaaaaaaagaaag
This window of the Scophthalmus maximus strain ysfricsl-2021 chromosome 21, ASM2237912v1, whole genome shotgun sequence genome carries:
- the prdm14 gene encoding PR domain zinc finger protein 14, with amino-acid sequence MSVSLSSIPVVLKDKSYQAGMLKGSPARGFYHAPPPGPHHFVDFFPHTHGLLHPLKSLGRLVSDAHASLPLGLPGGAAPFLGQGGHRSAALHEHVTPYLSQVFPGHPLYCKPEELAAVVTEHAAGPLSSDFSSPSSERPCSAASCAASPPKEGAFRFRAADPTPEKRRASYNFSEDDLFMVLYGYSGGRERSGGHAISGVALRENSVPDSHVLPLDKDTLELPEGLTLRRAAWGSVSHCGVFTDRGGISKGARFGPFQGKLVNTSEIKTYDDNTLMWEVFENGRLSHFVDGRGGSGNWMSLVKCARFPEEQNMIAVQVQGQIFYEACKEIRPGQELLVWYGDCYMQFLGIPLTLKDPREDSSAVPATEDSGEGFKCDRCGKVFAYKYYRDKHLKYTRCVDQGDRKFPCHLCTRSFEKRDRLRIHILHVHEKHRPHKCSVCGKSFSQSSSLNKHMRVHSGERPYKCVYCNKAFTASSILRTHIRQHSGERPFKCKHCGKAFASHAAHDSHVRRTHAKDKPHPCDLCGASFQEEQELKQHANSHTRRQTLDSPVLPSPHVDGGRQVDTVKDNTAAQTKAGQTFPYPGLTVLNPEYRPWN